In a single window of the Jaculus jaculus isolate mJacJac1 chromosome Y, mJacJac1.mat.Y.cur, whole genome shotgun sequence genome:
- the LOC123457060 gene encoding heat shock transcription factor, Y-linked-like, with amino-acid sequence MAQVPSEIQDIYPKDGSPVSDALVKSRPCDNTLLEDTGLMAKVEETAFQLLCQQSLITHPCCALRVNDPQEDSDFFSLTFPKKLWKIVESNKFKSVCWDEEGTSIVINVELFKKEVLERKPPFRIFETSSMKSLVRQLNLYGFSKVQQNCQRSASLDDFMAEEKEGSAKVTKFKFYRNPNFIRGHPHLLLRMKRRVGVKNASRATASLVPEFNSTLRTQSNIYKHNCGLVDEAREQSLLSTSANLNVPQMNKAPTGQGMTCTNYPMGSDFCPPSSYLVRPSEQMPTVQYSISSHFSTFYMHTHCSYSQANGNNLNFISTSSPEFQIVSPLHNTHFGLPMEHPNCLTDHLNFSANQSCYYNLLPTRHPWLPTSNVTNISTDSQSTSTYLPSSILQCNPKDK; translated from the exons ATGGCACAAGTACCTtcagaaattcaagatatttATCCAAAAGATGGATCTCCTGTTTCAGATGCCTTAGTCAAATCTCGACCATGTGATAACACACTCCTTGAGGACACGGGGCTAATGGCTAAGGTTGAGGAAACTGCTTTTCAGCTTTTGTGTCAGCAGTCCCTGATAACCCATCCATGCTGTGCACTTCGTGTCAATGATCCACAGGAagatagtgattttttttctttgacctttCCCAAGAAACTTTGGAAAATAGTAGAGAGTAACAAATTTAAATCTGTCTGTTGGGATGAGGAGGGAACTTCTATTGTGATTAATGTGGAGCTTTTCAAGAAAGAAGTTTTGGAAAGAAAGCCCCCATTCCGAATATTTGAAACCAGTAGTATGAAAAGCTTGGTTCGACAGCTTAATCTTTATGGATTCAGTAAAGTGCAGCAGAATTGTCAAAGGTCTGCTTCTCTGGATGACTTCatggcagaagaaaaagaaggctcAGCTAAAGTAACTAAA TTCAAGTTCTATCGTAATCCAAATTTTATACGAGGTCATCCCCATCTGTTGTTGAGAATGAAAAGAAGAGTTGGAGTTAAAAATGCTTCTCGAGCAACTGCTTCATTGGTTCCAGAATTCAACTCTACCCTCAGAACGCAGagtaacatttataaacacaacTGTGGTTTAGTTGATGAAGCTAGGGAACAAAGTTTACTTTCCACCTCTGCAAATTTAAATGTGCCTCAGATGAACAAGGCTCCCACTGGCCAAGGGATGACTTGCACAAACTATCCAATGggaagtgatttttgtcctccctCCTCATATTTAGTTAGGCCATCAGAACAAATGCCCACAGTTCAATACTCTATTTCAAGTCATTTCTCCACTTTTTATATGCACACCCACTGCAGCTACTCTCAAGCCAATGGGAACAATTTGAATTTCATTTCCACTTCTAGCCCTGAGTTCCAGATCGTATCTCCTCTCCACAATACTCATTTTGGACTGCCCATGGAGCACCCTAATTGTCTAACTGACCATCTGAATTTCTCAGCCAACCAGTCTTGTTATTATAACCTGTTACCAACAAGACACCCATGGCTCCCAACATCCAATGTGACTAATATATCCACTGATTCACAGTCAACATCAACTTACCTTCCATCTTCAATATTACAATGTAATCCTAAGGACAAATAA